The region CGCcacttgcaaaaaaatatttgttggGTTCAAAAGACCCAAGTTTCTTTCAAGGTAGGAATTATAAtcatataatataatcatgGTATTTTAATAGTGGTTACATCAAAACTAGGAGTGTTTCTCTCAAgagataataaaattcattaacgTACTGCAACTGGTCACATATTTATACAGCCGTGGCTAGATCAGTCACATTTTTATCGGATATTGTCTAGGACTCGGAAAACAACTAACGTATCTGATGGAATtgcaatgataataatgatcaaGGTCTTTCTTGTTTGTTcattgttgagaaaaatttgctctGCAAAACCGTGCACGATAGTACGATAAAATTACAGCACTAACTGTGTTCTTCCTTTCGacataaaaatttcgtataGTTCACAACATGTTTGTGGCGAAACTTTAACCGAGTTTTTactcgcaaaaaaaaaaaaaaaaatgttttgcaaTCGTCGTGAATCGGGTGAATGAATgaacaattaatttataagtCACGAAACTGAGGAATTGATACAGAAAATATAGGTCCTTAGTTTTCGATACCGGATGGAAACTTTATATGATATCATTATTTCGGTCTGTTCGAATTGAACTTTTCTGCCGGATATTGACAATCGTGATTGGCATCCAATTGAGTTTGCTACAGTTTCGCCTAAAACAAACAAAAGGAGAAGTTATGAGTTTGAAGACTGCAAAAGTTGTTACCTGAGAACGGAGAATTTTTTAACCATCACACGTCGATTTTACTCACATTTACATGGATAGCGAGTACACCGTCTTCCTCGGAGTTTAATATCTCGATGTAAGCGGTACCGTCGCTGTTCacggttataatttttcctgTACATCTACCGTCCTTCAAGCTACCGGATATTACGTCACAATAGGTACCAGCCGGAAGGCCAGTCTGGAGGGTCTGCTTCAAGTCCTGCCTGTCCAAATTGAATGCAACGAAACCGGCACTTCCGCGAGAAAATGCAATTTGATTGTTGTTATTGTCCCATCAGTTCCTTACTCCAGTACCCTTGACCGCATTACGGAATCCAACCATGTTGTAGATCTGTCGCCAACGGTGCTCACAGACCCATCCGTTTCCGCAGGTATCATCAGAATTGATCATCGGTGAGGTTATGTTGCCATTGGAGTCGGCGGGTGGACCGGCGTCACTGTTGTCGAACGCAAACGAGCTCATGATTCTGGTGATTCCGTAAGGGTAGGCTAACATAAAGGCAGTTGCCATCTGTAATCAAATTAACGAACGTAACTGGTAGATCAGAGTCTTTGAATGCATTTCAGGACTACAAATTCCTGTCTGTCCCGTCAGCTCCGTGATATTTGAAAGCTCACCTTGTACGGTTTGGAGGTTTTGTGCGTGAGAATACTTCCACCACCACCGTGACCACGCTGGTTGTCATGATTGTCGATGAACACTAGAGCATCATTGGATGTGAGGAGACCCCAAGCTTCACCCCAGCTGGTCAGCCACTTAAGAGCGTTGTTTCCCCTGAAGCAGCGATCCAGTTCCAAACCATACTTGAATTCAGTAATTCTACCAATGCCTGTGTACTCCGACACATTGGTCGCTTCATGTCCCAGATAAATGACCTCCTGATAGACGAAGGGGCGACTATTCGGCGCGAAGCCCTGGTCTGTATTGAGATTCTTAAGGCGGTTGACGATGATTTTCAAATCTCTGGGCCACATGTGCTTTGCCGCGTCGATACTgttagtaaaaaaataaagtaatgaCCTTGATAGATGACTCGTGGTAGGCATCGTGGGTCGATAATGAAATCTGTAGTTCTTGTGTGTTAAGAAACTGCATGCCAGAATATCTGCAAGAGTTCAGAAGCTTACCGGAAACCAGCTACGCCAATATCTATGAGGTGGTTCATGTACTCCACGATCTTTTCGCGGACCCATTCTGTTGCGTGGTTGAGATCCGCAAGGCCAACTAATTTGCAGTTCCGGACGTTAGCAGCATCATTGTAGTTCGTGACGACGCAGTCCGCATGGAAGTCGGCCGAATTGTAGGGAACCGCGGGCCACGATTGATTAGAGTAGAAGACCTGGGATCCAGCAGTGCCATATGACCCATCCTCTGCAATCGAGGACATGTGGTTGATGACGGCGTCAACATAGATCCTGACACCCGCGTTGTTGCAGCGTGTCACCATGTTCCTAAAAGCTGCTTCGTCACCGGATCTGGTAACCAGCTTATAAGAAACCGGCTGGTAGCGTTCCCACCAAGGCCTGTTTTTTATTACCAAGTTTTCGTTCGGGGGCGAGACCTGTGAAACGAAAAGTTTCTTTGGTGTTGTTCGCAACGCATTTATGGCGAACCGTTCGGTACCAGAAATCCAACCTGGACACCTCCGTATCCTTTCAGTGCGAGGAATCTTTCGCATTCATCCGCAATATCGCTCCACTTCCACTCGAAGAGATGCACGATGACATCGCGACCGTTTGAGAAATGAGGATTTTTAGTTGCAACCGCAAATGCGGCCAGAGACAGTAACGTCAGGCTCAACTGCATTGCGATAACTGAATTACAGAACGAAGAAACTTGGTACTCATATTTTACTTGACGTTATTTCCAACTCGTTGACAATTCTAGGTTTTTAATTCAGTCGTAACTACGGCGTGATATCTTCTCAATTATCTGACCCTGAAATAATCAAAAGTAGGGGTCAGTGCCAATGATAAATCGTAAGTAATCGTGTTCTTCATGTATAATCAGAGGGCAGTAGCGTACCATAAATTTTCACTACTAGCTAGTGTGTGCCTCTGTGAGTATTCCAATGCATAGCAGCCGAAGTGAAATACAATAAGGTATTCTTGAAAAAGTATTATAGCATCACTAAAATTGAACAGACTGAACGTTTCTGTAATCTAAAACGTGCTTTTCGCATTCTAAGAATATCGGAAAATGTTTTTTCCGCAAAATGGCAACCATCCTTCTCAGGATTCTCGCGAGTGTACAAAAGAAAACACACTCGTTCGATCGTATTCCGAAGATTTGTATCAACATTAATTCTCCAATCGATCTGTGAAGTGTTTTTTCATCTTACCTGCTGACGTTATCTCTAGTTAGTATAATTATCATGTTATgtcaagtcgacgtcggccgtCAAAACAAGTTTCGCCGAAGGCGATTTTCACTCGACTTTCCAACGATATAAGTTAACGCGTAGACACGAAGATTAGATTTTAGCTCTTTGAAGTGAACTATTCTTATTTCGTGTGAGTTGTAAGTAAGGCTGCGAATACAGGCTATACAATCTGTGCCGACCGTATCATCAGTTGCTCCATCTATAGacaattaacaaaaattaacCATAGCGCGGGAAGCGTTAAATAGTATAGTACATATGATGAAAccatattgaatttcatttactCTGCAATTACCATAACTCTCTgacgaatgaaattaaacaagaaaaattgtgTCGCATGTAACGTCATGCAAAACTTAGACAAAGATACTTTTCGAAAGATGGGAAATGTACTGtccatatatatgtgtgtgaacatatacatatatatatatatatatatatatatgtgtgtatgttcACACAccgatatatatatttcttgtTTAATTGGAAGgatggaataaattttcccaaATGTGATATGTACGAGAAGTATGATTGTATGATATTAGATATATATTCGTAACTTTATTTCGACTGATTTGGCTACAGTATATCACAACATTATAGAGATCGAACTTCAGATAGAGATATTCCATTTGGCAAATTCCAAATAGCAGCAATATACACGAGTATATTTTCACTCGACCACAGTGATTATACACAACAATTTTGAcgttaaatataaattatcttCGCAGTTGGAGGAAACATTTAAACAATCGTGCCGTCGAGACGTTCACACTGCGGTAAATTTTATCTATAAGTATATCGTAATTATAATGCACACAAAAGCCAAGAAAATCAAGCAATTGTGAGAACTAGTGCCAATTTCTTGTCACCTCGTTAACTTTCACTTTTCTGCCCAGCGTGTTACTACCTAACTGCACGTCACACCGAATACGAATTTTCCCTGCAGTATTCGTACGTAAACAatgcgtgtatgtatatatatacgtatatttctTCGTTATGATATgcacagaaaaatttcatcccaaTACTTGTGTAACTATAAAACAATCCAACGATATGGCTTTCGCCGGCCGATAACAATGGAATAGTTAATAAGCGTCAGGTAGTAATGAGTATTGCTGGCATAAAAACTCTATAGATGTGCATATGATTAACAATATGATATActcttgttctttttttttcaatcttacaTAGCAAGTACAATACATtggaaattaaaacaaaggGTCAGATCGTATGACGCGTTTGCGGTAATTGTTTACAGCATAATTGTATCAATGTCTTATTGATACAATTatgtttaataattaaattataattacttATGTCTTTGCAATACGGCCGTTGAGTAGGTACAATAGTAAGGTGAGTTGATACGATTACTCATTTTCCCCAAACTCATTCCAACAATACTTGCAAAATTAAAATCTGCGCCCAATTCGGTCACAGAAGAGCGAATAGTCGGAAAAAGAAATGACTTGTTGCTCTGAGAAAGATTTACCCAAAATTATGACaatgtaattcaattttttttctatggcCGCGACAAAGGTTCGAAAATTCGTAAGATTATTTATGCGGAATTGAATTgttgaacgatatttttttgtcttgCCGAAAAGACATAATACGATGAAATTATTGGCACTCATAAATTAAAAGCAAAATTATACATCGCTGCACGCAAGGCTATACAATAGTACGACAATACAGTTATTCACATTTACAAACATATCATTGACACTTATGCGCATTTTTATGTAACATATTGAAAACATGTTACAcacattgataaaaatttgattatgaAACATTCGTGGccatataatttttcatccagtCGTCCCGTCATATCgacaaaataacaaaaaaatctgtaaaagtaattttttttctgtatttttaacttaattactaatcagtaaaaactgataacaacaataataattcgcGGTCGTCGACCATGCAagagtttttcaatttttcacatcaaAATCCAATGTTCCAGGTACGTGAACATACAGGCAATCAACAAGCAACGCGACAGTCACAAGGTATTAGTCGTATTTTAAacgaaatttatatatatatatatgtatatgagtaAAAAAGCGGTTCTAGTTACCGCCTGATCCGTCCTTGTTCTTTGACTGTATAGTTTGCGTACGCTGTTAGAAATGTCACAGAAGCTGAGCCGGCACTTTTGATACGTTAGGCGTACACACATATCTATATGTGTATACCTGGACGTGTTTTGAgggtatttcatttttcggtACATACGATCAGATAAATTCGCGGTGAATTTTCAATCGCAGTGCCGGCATATTACAAGCTGTCTGGACtgatgattaattgaaaggggtaaaaaaaaaaaaaagtttcaccgTCTAGAGTGAGAATTTTGAGGTAattcgttttgaaaaatatgtatctaTTAGgcattatgtataatataatgctTACATGAAGTATATAAGTGATATCAGTTCGCGACCTTTAttcttcccccccccctccc is a window of Neodiprion pinetum isolate iyNeoPine1 chromosome 4, iyNeoPine1.2, whole genome shotgun sequence DNA encoding:
- the LOC124217724 gene encoding alpha-amylase-like; its protein translation is MQLSLTLLSLAAFAVATKNPHFSNGRDVIVHLFEWKWSDIADECERFLALKGYGGVQVGFLVSPPNENLVIKNRPWWERYQPVSYKLVTRSGDEAAFRNMVTRCNNAGVRIYVDAVINHMSSIAEDGSYGTAGSQVFYSNQSWPAVPYNSADFHADCVVTNYNDAANVRNCKLVGLADLNHATEWVREKIVEYMNHLIDIGVAGFRIDAAKHMWPRDLKIIVNRLKNLNTDQGFAPNSRPFVYQEVIYLGHEATNVSEYTGIGRITEFKYGLELDRCFRGNNALKWLTSWGEAWGLLTSNDALVFIDNHDNQRGHGGGGSILTHKTSKPYKMATAFMLAYPYGITRIMSSFAFDNSDAGPPADSNGNITSPMINSDDTCGNGWVCEHRWRQIYNMVGFRNAVKGTGVRN